One segment of Nostoc piscinale CENA21 DNA contains the following:
- a CDS encoding EF-hand domain-containing protein, with the protein MTTEQELRSLFNTLDRDQDGKISINELFLSPGLSAVISSQTNTTSPQELIVQYDSDKDGSITFEELKQAVQEASI; encoded by the coding sequence ATGACAACCGAGCAAGAACTTCGATCCCTTTTTAATACCTTAGACCGCGATCAAGACGGCAAAATCTCCATTAATGAGCTTTTTTTAAGTCCTGGCTTAAGTGCAGTCATTTCATCACAAACAAATACCACTAGCCCCCAAGAGTTGATAGTACAGTATGATTCAGACAAAGATGGTAGTATTACCTTTGAAGAGTTAAAGCAAGCAGTCCAAGAAGCAAGTATTTAA